The proteins below come from a single Balaenoptera musculus isolate JJ_BM4_2016_0621 chromosome 1, mBalMus1.pri.v3, whole genome shotgun sequence genomic window:
- the PLXNA2 gene encoding plexin-A2 isoform X4, translating to MEQRRPWPRAAEVDGWPVVLLSAICVLLAPPAAGMPQFSTFHSENRDWTFNHLTVHRGTGAVYVGAINRVYKLTGNLTVQVAHKTGPEEDNKSCYPPLIVQPCSEVLTVTNNVNKLLIIDYSENRLLACGSLYQGVCKLLRLDDLFILVEPSHKKEHYLSSVNKTGTMYGVIVRSEGEDGKLFIGTAVDGKQDYFPTLSSRKLPRDPESSAMLDYELHSDFVSSLIKIPSDTLALVAHFDIFYIYGFASGGFVYFLTVQPETPEGVAINSAGDLFYTSRIVRLCKDDPKFHSYVSLPFGCTRAGVEYRLLQAAYLAKPGDSLAQAFNISSQDDVLFAIFSKGQKQYHHPPDDSALCAFPIRAINLQIKERLQSCYQGEGNLELNWLLGKDVQCTKAPVPIDDNFCGLDINQPLGGSIPVEGLTLYTTSRDRMTSVASYVYNGYSVVFVGTKSGKLKKAENSADEATAF from the exons ATGGAACAGAGGAGGCCCTGGCCGCGGGCTGCAGAGGTGGACGGCTGGCCTGTGGTCCTGCTCTCCGCCATCTGCGTGCTGCTGGCACCCCCGGCAGCCGGCATGCCCCAGTTCAGCACCTTCCACTCCGAGAACCGGGACTGGACCTTCAACCATTTGACGGTGCACCGCGGGACGGGGGCAGTGTACGTGGGGGCCATCAACCGCGTGTACAAGCTGACGGGCAACCTGACCGTCCAGGTGGCTCACAAGACGGGCCCGGAGGAGGACAACAAGTCCTGCTACCCGCCGCTCATCGTTCAGCCCTGCAGCGAGGTGCTCACGGTCACCAACAACGTCAACAAGCTGCTCATCATCGACTACTCCGAGAACCGGCTGCTGGCCTGCGGCAGCCTCTACCAAGGGGTCTGCAAGCTGCTGCGGCTGGACGACCTCTTCATCCTGGTGGAGCCGTCCCACAAGAAGGAGCACTACCTGTCCAGCGTCAACAAGACGGGGACGATGTACGGGGTGATCGTGCGCTCCGAGGGCGAGGACGGCAAGCTCTTCATCGGCACTGCCGTGGACGGCAAGCAGGACTACTTTCCCACGCTGTCCAGCCGCAAGCTGCCCCGCGACCCCGAGTCCTCCGCCATGCTCGACTACGAGCTCCACAGCGACTTCGTCTCCTCACTCATCAAGATCCCTTCCGACACCCTGGCCCTGGTCGCCCACTTTGACATCTTCTACATCTACGGCTTCGCCAGCGGGGGCTTCGTCTACTTCCTCACCGTCCAGCCTGAGACCCCCGAGGGCGTGGCCATCAACTCGGCCGGAGACCTCTTCTACACCTCGCGCATCGTGAGGCTCTGCAAGGACGACCCCAAGTTCCACTCCTACGTGTCCCTGCCCTTCGGCTGCACGCGGGCCGGGGTCGAATATCGCCTCCTGCAGGCTGCTTACCTCGCCAAGCCCGGGGACTCGCTGGCCCAGGCCTTCAACATCAGCAGCCAGGATGACGTGCTCTTCGCCATCTTCTCCAAAGGGCAGAAGCAGTATCACCACCCGCCGGATGACTCCGCCCTCTGTGCCTTCCCCATCCGGGCCATCAACTTGCAGATCAAAGAGCGCTTGCAGTCCTGCTACCAGGGCGAGGGCAACCTGGAGCTCAACTGGCTGCTGGGGAAGGACGTGCAGTGCACCAAGGCG ccGGTGCCCATCGATGACAACTTCTGTGGACTGGACATCAACCAGCCGCTTGGAGGCTCAATTCCAGTAGAGGGCCTGACCCTGTACACCACCAGCCGGGACCGCATGACCTCGGTGGCGTCCTACGTTTACAATGGCTACAGCGTGGTGTTTGTGGGCACAAAGAGTGGCAAGCTGAAAAAG